The Perca fluviatilis chromosome 3, GENO_Pfluv_1.0, whole genome shotgun sequence nucleotide sequence attccctttaaaagccaggcgcgtttgtaccttggcgcattgctattatgatggcagatttgcaccgtaatatttttatttgtaatcttttgcatgtttgtgtgctgctgcgagtccctgtgtgtgtaacaagcatagagTTTTGCGCGCTGTacacgagcctaggcgcattttactaatgcgctgttaaaataacaatgaaatgctgcgctattgactttagaccaggtttttgttggtcaatggcgcgatcaatTCCCGCTGCCttaagatagcaatacgcccagaatgcacctgaacacacctccctgtaagaccagcacgccccatGGGCGcgcagatgggcgcaggtgcatttgctatttaaacgacgcgggcgctggacgggaaattgacaaccgcgtcagtcttaaactagcgaagacacttgcgttgggctttgcgctgcgccgggttaCAAGATTAGTGTTGAGTTTGAGGCTGAGCCCACAGTAAGCTCTCTGTTCCTGTTTCAGGTGTCGAAGGAGATGATCAACTACTACGACTCTGTGTACGAGAAGGCCGTGGCACAAAGCCTCACTGACAAGGACAAGAAGACGGCTGCCGCCTCCGTGCTCAAGGTCTTCCATGAGACGGTATGAACACGCACTGTCAAACAAATCATCATCAATTCTATTAAAAGTATTCATGcatggggcgacctctagctcacccagtaagagcgtgtgccccatgtaggctgagtcttctgctgtggccctttgctgcgtgtcatcccccatctctctcccacctttcatgtctatccactgtcacaaaaaaagaatctttagagaaaaaaataaataaagtattcatgcattcatttgtttacgtttatatagtataataattataatataacaTGATAAGATGCACTTGGACCTATCAAAGGACAGGTTTCAAGACTTAGGGTTTAGGTTTTAGCATTTCATCTAAACCCAGTAtcgaattatttattttaatcctTTCAAACCTCTTGGTGGACCTATTTATGCTTACCAATCAACTTTTGAAAGTTACTAAAAGTAGAAATAACTCAAATTTTAAAGATGCAGTTGAAATCTGTAGGTTGAGAAGCCTGAAACCGCTTTGAGCAGCAGCCGTATTACTGTACACACTGTACCTACGACCTGAAAATGAGATGGAACTTAATTCATCCGGAATGACATTTTATAAGTAACAGCAGAAGATGTCAACTGTTGATTAAACACATATCTACTTCTGACTTCAGCACACATTATTTTCATAAAGCCACATGCTCCAAATACTGAAGGTCCTTATTCAGTATTATATCCAGAATATTCTGTTTGTTTCACTCTGAGCTTTGCTAATAAGAGCATGCGAAACCCATACCGGGCCGCCCAAATCATTTTCACTCGCTGCGAGCGACATAGATGGCCAACCAGATACAGAATATCAGCAATATGGGCGCTGTTCCAAAATACAGTTGTCAGCTGTATGGCtgttggaggaaaaaaagtctACAGTTGATTGTAGACTTTTGCTGTCTGGATCCTCAGAGAGAAAGGTGGAGTCTTTGGGAATTTAAAATGGGCAATACTTCCGCAAACCAGTGTATCAACTTCCACCATCATTGTGATCAAAATAGCAGAATGCAAGTTAATAAAAGGAAACCTGACGATGTGAAGTGTAGCAGTTTATAGATGTCCAGCGTGCATGATCAGGTAGAAGGCAAGAGTGTGTGAGGGTTGGAAATCTGTTCacattgaatgaatgaatgctgTATTTCCTAACatgtaaaaatgaaacaaaaattaaaaatacaataaaagctaaaaaaacaaaaacacaatattaacttaacatgttcaaaacattatctaacaagtgtagtgaagcggctctgttgtaaaggctaacggtgctcggttagcacaacgacatcatgttagaaagcacagccgaagCGATTTGTCAGAAACTAAGTAACAAAagtgttagccacgatgctaacggcatttATAACTAAACCAGACagtgctgtcactactattttactgatttataagcaacctttttcttgcagattgtcacgttactgagaataaAGCTGTTAGAAGGTAACATATGAAGTCGATGCTatctctgacagctgtagggcagctaatataaactttagctttctccatgaagctcccagctaagctcctataactcgcgacgcagttaggaaaccagaacgagctaactattgataacataagcattttggctcggtggatgtcatgttaaaactatttcccacccttcttccgatttccagccacagcctgtcactccccctgTACTAAGGTTACGTGATGTtaagacctcacaatgccttgtgtttctcactcctgcTAACGTATTGTTCATCAGATGTGacaaaagcattttgttttcacatgcGGGTAGGCCAAGGTGAGAAGAGGGATTTCTTTATCATATTGACACTATCTCTCCACCGTTACATGTTCAATATGTACGGTGATGATCCCCCTGAGGTCAGGTACGTGGATACTTCTTTAAGACACGCCGGCTTGCCCGGCCACACCCTATGCTATTTCCTATAAAACATCTTTGCTGGCGTGGAATCACTGACAGTTTGatctagggctgggtgatatggagaaattcaaatatcacgatatttttgacccaatacctcgatatcgatattgtggcgatattgtagggttgacatttggtgctttcacaaaatgtttttacatttagatttttgatatataatcatcagtaatgtggatttaATGACTACGTGGGTaaaagcaaataatagaacagctagaacagtctggtaagttcagaaaataacatcattttactgtaatgcagcttgtaaaaccaggaaagacaacacttttgtcatattacgatatcacaatatccaaaatctaagacgatatctagtctcatatcacgatatcgatatctTTCCCAGCCCTAGTTTGATCGGAACCGTCTCCAAGCGGCCTACAGCTGGAGAgatagtctcttcactcagagaaccaaggttacaacgtaaccgagcgattagctaacgttagccaatatatttataaaaaaaaaaaaaaatcacattcgaATAGTCATTTAagcattcgaatagtattgatttttttttactattcgaattatattcgcCTTTCAGAATTCGTTTCAACAGCCctaatatgtatatatgcaaACACcgcaaaaaagaaaacacatatttacatgtatatacagtatattcaccATAGAAATcaataatgtaaataaacaaatgaataaatCTGTGAGAAGcactcctccttcctccctgtACCTTGTGAAAACCATAGTGTTGTACTGCTTTTTAAACAGATTACTACTGACTATATTTAACTGATAGAGCTGCTCACTGCCAGACGAGCACACTAGGAAGCCACCGACAGAAGGAGTACCGTGGGGAGGAGCGGGATGAtcactgtgttgtctttgtgtttCAGCTGAGCTGCTGCGGTAAAGGCCAGGGCACGTCCTTTTTCACACAGCTCACAGACGTACTGGGCCTGACTGAACTCTGCCCCAGCGCTGGAACTACAGTTGTAAGTGCCATCGTCCATCTCGACAGTTCTATCGCCACTCTGATGCCTCAACAGCTTCACATTGTGTTCACATTGCATCTAGATGAAAGCAACACACGGGCAGTTTGAGTAGGTTACATTTCAGATACAACATTAAAGGTAAAACTGACCATGTTAACATTTATCATTATACAGAAGGTTGTACAATACAATGTCCTCTCAAAGTTGTGTTTCTCAACCTTCCTGCTTGGAGTCAGTCGATAGGCAGGTAGCAGAAGAATGGGAATTTTCTCTGACGTatttttagggctgtcaaagTTAACGTAGTCTGGCATTAGCAGACTTTcccccacagcgctgcggaggagggtctggctagtccacacagcattccaggatgggagaaacacgtgctctggtttattggcatttctttaaagtgctcatattatactttttggctttttccctttcctttttctgttttatatatcttttttgtgcacgttataggtttacaaagtgaaaaagcccaaagtccaccccaaatagacttaccatcttccagagaaaacaaactcaattgtagtccagcctttacttccgtgacgaacgtgcgtcactttgtaacaaacattataatgctcgcctagctgctagtgtggcacttCCCCCATGCTCTGCAAAGAAcatagctagcagtacttactgtggATGtgagactcccaacaaagatagtgCAGAAGTGAggtgcctcactctgtagctaaaacagagagctcaacacacagggtgaaaagaggagctgcagcaatgtgcagtacaacaaatatatggtgttatATATAtgggaaaattaaaccacataaacctattgtgGTACAACCTctgaatacaattatgaacctgaaaatgagcataatatgagcactttaaactttatctttttttaagtacatttagaacagatacaATTTATAAATTTGTGATTAGTTGCAGTTAAATATTTAAACCAATTGACAACCCTAATTTTAATAGAAAATAAACTATATTTGAAAAACAGCAATTTGTGTATGATGAATTCTTCTGGCTCCAGCTACATACTCACAGCAGCACAGATATGAGACTGGTGTCAATCTTCTCAtgtaactcttggcaagaaagtgaaaaaagccTATTACCcataatgtcaaactatttctttaatgcGATCAGTTACACCTGGTTGACCAGTCAAAATATCTGCTGTGACAAAGGTGTGTGGCAGCAGCGGCCTTAAAAGGTTGAGAAACCCTGATGTAAAGCAGGAAGTCAGCCTTTTAAATGCAAAGTCTTAGTGGAACGATGTGCAGGGAACGTTCTCTGTATTCAGGACCTGTGCTGCACGGGGGCCCTCACTGGATTTCTTGGCAACATGCTGACATTACTGAAATGACCTGAGTCCAATCCAAGCCTGGCAGGTTGCCAGGATTGTCTTTTGTTCGGTTTTCCGGAATTGATGTTTCCCAGTGTGTGACGCCAATGTCTTTAAAAGAAGCACTTGCCTTTACTCTCAATGAAATCAGGGGATGGAAACGtggattgatttaaaaaaaaaataactatggGTGTAATCGTTATGCAAAGGGAAATGTAGGCCACTGTGAAAGAATTTGTAATAAAGTAATTGGTATGATAATAATAGTTGTTACATTGTTTAAATATAGAAGAGTTCTTCTGCATGTTTCAATTGAAATCTCATTCATGATTTTAAAAGTCTAATAAACATACATTTGTCCACAAATGTACACATATGTAATACGCCTCAGCCAAGGAGTTGTTCTGAGTAGGTAGAGGTAACAACGGGCAGTGATGTGTGATATTGACTTGTCTTGACATATTGTTCTTTTGTTGACAGTCTGTTAGTGAGATTGATCCTCTGGTTAGTTTGAGCTGCAGTTTGAGTGGGGTGGGTACGCTTGTGGCTTGTCAAGGCGCCTCACTGATGGACCATTAAGTGCGGGAAGAAAGATACACTCTAATCCTAATGATGTGTGGGCTCTATGGCGTAGTGTGATACCCTTGGGAGGAAGGAGTCTTCTTCTGTCGGTTTGAGAGGCATAACAAGACGCATTGCAAAGAGATCTGAGCTCCACTGGAAGGAACACAATTTTCAGACCTTTTTGAAAACCTCCCTCAAATTCACAGTGTCCTCACATGTTAAgtaataattacaatttggttttggttaaagcaacaaaaacacttGGTGAAGGTTAGGTTAGAATGTAGTCATGGTTGATAGCAAATATAGTAGTAAAGGCCCATTTTCAGTCCGAGGTGGTACTGGAAAATTAGGGCCACGGGGTGGCCTGAACACCCTGTCGTGTGTGTAggcgctctgcctttttattaccacgagtttacagacacgtctctgctgattgggtatcacctctGACTAGGGTTGGAAAATTCCgggaattttcaaagttggaaactttccatgggaattaacgggaatatatgggaattaatgggaataaactggatatttttaactttgcttgttataatactagttagtctataacagggaacttaaatgtagttgggaaaaaaaacatcttgcagcataatcttggttaaaacaacctgatttaatgcaacttcagttgaaTGTCCTCCCTATATTCGCCAATGACATGCACGCAGTAATCAGCATAGGCTACTACATACTtgccaacatttagtttttaaaatacagGAGTAGTAAATCAAAGGCAGCATGCTAGCTCATATGTTAAGCTAAAGGTCAATGGTTTGGGCTACTACTTAGCATACTGCAGGGCTATTGAGGCCACACCCACTGCAGAGATCATTTCTAGAATCCAACATTCTACAGCAGACTGACAACTTTGTATAAGATGGAGTTTGTATGAATTACCCAACATTTCCAGTTAATTCTCGtaaattcccattaattcccatgaaagtttccaaattgtaatgtttccaaaattccccagcttaactttccatggaaagtttccgtAAAATTTACCGGAAAATGTTCGCCTACGAatgcggcatgttttcttaaaaaatgtgatggaatatgcaggatatttatgccattttatgcgatgaaattgcgggaacttgcaaaaactgcggtttgatgaaaaagagaaaaaaaagtgattcccccaacacctgcttttcgatgatgttcacgtcgcgtaattacgtcacttcataacgttcccatggcaacagggaaaaaaggctgctcttgtgtgaagtaaacgcaacatttttcaactttctgctaagatatatgtgacttttttaaaacgaaaatgcagggattatgaaatcacgcaagccccgcatattttgcgcatactttggctgattatgcattgaattatgcgatcacataatcgcgtttttctggagggactgatgaTTGTAAACTGCATATATCCCGAGTGAGATTGGAACGCTTGACAGGCGTAGCAACAGTAGctaaggggggcggggcttagtgATTGGCCAATTGCCCACGTAAACAATTTTGGTATCAACTCCTCTTTACATGTGCTTGTCCCAAACTCTGAATCCAGCCCTGAATGAAGAAGCAGCCCAACTGGTCACTAGTACAGCAGCTGTACAGTGGAATACTACTTAAATACTAATAAGCCAAAGTAAAATGTGCCAGATATGAATGATATGTTCTGATGTGTCTCCTTTGCAGGATTGCCACAAGAGGATCGATGAACTGTTCACAGATAAGATCTACCTGATTGGTATCGCCGCTCTGGTGGTTGCAGTTATTATGGTGAGAACATCACACACATCAAACCTTTCGATAACATGGTGGTCCAAaccttttctcattttttttctttgggatCATTTTGCCAattttagtacttttttactAACTATGGCTGCTTGTGTTTGGACagcatttaaaggtgccctgccacacgtatgccattactttgtggtaatgtctgaagttctaccatggactcttaacattttttgtggaaaaaatgtctTGGTtgccttgtttcaagccattctagcgtggcatagaaagcctgcaggaagactcagctcgatttgtgccagttctcattaatattcaacgagctaagctgcttgactctgattggctaacaacTAGCCAAtgagatggctgtgtctcatgtgaccttgttatttgtacactctgtgactatacaaatcacaacgtgtaaataggaaaatgttggcgttattttgtcacttattgggagcagtaggctagatggagccagttacctccaggatctgtgctaagctaggctagcggtgggtgcgtcagacagagttacgacaagcacggagatgagaagggtatgtatggacttatctaactctggggggtacggcgaataagctaaagtcccaataagtcggcttGTTCCTTTAAATGCATTCTGTGTATGTCATCAAAATCTCCCGAACCTTCTTCACGTATGTGGAATTAGTTTTTTAACACTAATCAcaacttgtgtttgtgttcttcctCCCAGATCTTCGAGATGATCTTCAGCATGGTGTTGTGCTGCGGGATCCGCAACAGCCCGGTGTACTAAAGCGACGCTCGCCAAATGAAGGAAGGACGAcgtctccgtctccgtctctttctttttttcttttctttttcttttataagcAGGAACACGTC carries:
- the LOC120556427 gene encoding CD81 protein-like: MGVEGCTKCIKYMLFFFNFIFWLAGGVILGVALWLRHDPKTSNLLDLELDGAHAPSTFYISVHILIAVGAVMMVVGFLGCYGAIQESQCLLGTFFACLVILFACEVAAGIWGFMHKDTVSKEMINYYDSVYEKAVAQSLTDKDKKTAAASVLKVFHETLSCCGKGQGTSFFTQLTDVLGLTELCPSAGTTVDCHKRIDELFTDKIYLIGIAALVVAVIMIFEMIFSMVLCCGIRNSPVY